The following are encoded together in the Lagopus muta isolate bLagMut1 chromosome 7, bLagMut1 primary, whole genome shotgun sequence genome:
- the LOC125696457 gene encoding uncharacterized protein LOC125696457, translated as MLSVVKLTLKGLHAAASSFLMLKTYWALIKLATLLYGAIGLYNQMKTWVEIWTWHVRTMWLTIPETAANFTGLGFFKVSSLTFQPVVQFLNEHLVALLISLNVLLIISLSISIYYILRMSSPKPENTEWQGVWKGLGKTLDKWKSSVSWNFTPEHLKDPESLNSYLRQECCGLGSSEEAHMIWGLANAYRALFNTILERERASEIERESLRETVQNERESLLLQRKNLQSERDALRIERDSLQSELDTVIIEQNKLQAELEDESIGTDQPDQPQEAPQSMSVAPVRGRKTKRISTQLEEKKEEERGPEEWLRGPREAPLSPGEGPSARPRSPTPTRARSPGRARGEQDIVTFVDRSLKMNEIRSLRKDFSRHPNEPIATWLLRCWDNGANSVWLDSREARQLGGIARDSAIDRGISTCQNQAFTLWKRMLLAVRERYPFKDDLMPEKKKWADLEEGIRYLRECAVVETLHSPDFIPDEPDQEHDPERARCTPNMWRTFTKTAPERYASTFAAMYGRGERRPLINELVNKLQDFELHLSPLRACVSAIEKVAEKLDRMENKQEDIIDKLSIMPDADEYMVVTDTSNEEQDSQNSLLEGLANLISSQSVSSNVSAIKRRRPPARTSENSKTTSRFALWHYLRDHGEDMKKWHKQPTPALQARVKELRDKSTTKVNFSRKVIAPVAADNRGNK; from the coding sequence atgctttctgtagtgaaacTTACTCTTAAAGggctgcacgctgctgcctcttctttcctaatgctcaAAACATACTGGGCATTAATTAAGCTTGCCACCTTGCTCTATGGAGCAATCGGCTTatacaatcaaatgaaaacatgggtGGAAATATGGACCTGGCACGTTCGTACAATGTGGCTTACAATTCCGGAGACAGCTGCCAATTTCACAGGACTGGgattttttaaggtttccagTCTCACCTTTCAGCCTGtagtgcagtttttgaatgaacaCCTAGTCGCATTActaatctccctgaatgtattgctcatcatttcgctcagtattagtatttattatattttgaggatgtcctccccaaaaccagagaatactgagtggcagggagtgtggaaaGGTCTGGGAAAGACTTTAGacaaatggaaatcttcagtctcatggaactttactccagaacacctgaaagaccctgagagtctaaacagctatTTAAGGCAGGAATGTTGCGGCTTAGGCAGTTCTGAGGAGGCACatatgatttggggcctggctaatgcttatcgggccttattcaatactatcctggagagagagagagcttctgaaattgaaagggagagtctcagggaaacagttcaaaatgagcGAGAgagtctcctgctccagagaaaAAACCTCCAatctgagagagatgccctccGAATTGAAAGAGACTCCCTCCAATCTGAGCTAGATACTGTCATAATCGAACAAAACAAGCTCCAAGCTGAACTGGAAGATGAGAGCATTGGAACCgaccaacctgatcaaccacAAGAGGCACCACAATCgatgtcagttgcccctgtaaGAGGACGGAAAACAAAGCGAATCTCGACTcagttagaagagaagaaagaggaggaaagaggtccagaggagtggctcCGAGGCCCAAGAGAAGCACCtctgagtccaggggaggggccctcAGCAAGACCACGGTCACCAACACCTACAAGGGCAAGAAGTCCTGGAAGAgcaagaggtgagcaagatattgTTACCTTTGTGgatcgatctctgaaaatgaatgaaattcgaaGTCTGAGGAAAGACTTCTCACGccacccaaatgagcctattgctaCTTGGTTACTTCgatgctgggacaatggggccaacagtgtgtggctagatagtagagaagctcgccaactgggtggcattgctagggactcagccattgacagaggtattagtacatgccagaaccaggccttcaccctctggaagaggatgttgttagctgtaagagaaagataccccttcaaagacgatctgatgcccgagaagaagaaatgggctgatttggaagaaggcatccgttatttgagagaatgtgctgtggtggaaacactacatagccccgatttcattcctgatgagccagaccaagagcatgaccctgagagagccaggtgtacaccaaatatgtggcgtacattcacaaagactgcacctgaaaggtacgccagtacatttgcagctatgtatggcagaggggaaagaagaccccttataaatgagCTGGTTAATAAGCTTCAAGACTTCGAGTTACATTTAAGCCCCCTAcgagcttgtgtttcagccattgaaaaagtagctgaaaagctggacagaatggagaacaaacaagaagatataataGATAAACTATCAATTATGCCTGATGCCGATGAATACATGGTGGTAACAGATACATCCAATGAGGAACAGGattcccaaaacagcctactTGAGGGGCTAGCCAACTTGATTTCCTCCCAGTCAGTGTCATCCAAcgtctcagctatcaaaagaagacgtCCTCCTGCTCGAACAAGTGAAAACAGTAAGACCACGTCACGTTTCgccttgtggcattacctaCGCGACCATGGAGAggatatgaagaagtggcataagcaacctactcctgcacttcaagcaaGGGTAAAAGAGTTACGagacaaatcaaccaccaaggtgaacttctccagaaaggtgattgctccagttgctgcagacaacagaggtaacaaatag